In one Silene latifolia isolate original U9 population chromosome 10, ASM4854445v1, whole genome shotgun sequence genomic region, the following are encoded:
- the LOC141606477 gene encoding receptor-like protein EIX2, which yields MGNIVISCLLFCTFIFLNPRWCHCNGNSPNNSALRCIPSERAALLNFKQNLTFFDKDVSSSWQGEECCNWRRVGCDKTTGRILKLNLSGDDTNNLIKMEKLESLVYLLELKQLESLDLSFNDFGHRSIPRFMGSMKQLRYLNLSFASFGGLVPYDFGNLTNLQVLDMRSDWLSDYEIVVDNLGWVSGLRELRYLNMNHVNMSYSHDWIESLIGPLPYIRELYLSNCGLTLYKAVHKNSSTPAHLPPISYLDLSTNNLSEDILRILQNLTSLEHLNLLDSIHLPQFNFHGNDSRNLWGLVHNLCTLRSLDLSSNDLQGNFLQQRQNLSNNCFNHYDLEDLSIKSGSLTGYIPGWLGEDFRSLKSISLSLNKLSGEIPASIGKLSSLRTLDLFNNMLSGEIPVSLGMLSNLKELDLSANNLTSVASFYSFPSNLETLSLGGNRLSGKIPTSIGQLSKLKRLSIDGNPLEGVFLSEPHFSNLSSLTYLNIDDTLLTLNLSSEWVPPFQLQLFSAVNCKINGRFPPWLLTQKNLSSLTLSNANISGEMPRWFHTMQLIDYVDLSNNNLSGSPILPINFYIIDLSNNSLSGDFVLNDRKTEVYLQANRIDLTNNSIAGPLPENLGHIMPNLELLLLANNQITGPIPRSLCQLTSLSNLDIQNNRLSGVIPNCWANISTLLYVSLSYNKLKGHIPCFNNRDSFKFGLGVQFYLHLNDNMLSGEIPSCLSDLPNLQILDIGGNQLSGKMNKWFRAENLSELKILRLKGNKFSGTIPWQICSLPQLQLLDLGNNQFTGYIPRCLSNLTAMTSPNDSIIPYLSDVSEVYQGIERTYTSSVAYLVDIDLSCNNLVGSIPDDITKLSGLLSLNLSCNKLSGTIPENIGGLKSLIALDLSNNKLRGTIPTSMGQLYKLSHLNLSYNNLSGEIPTGNQLQTLSDQASVYAGNPYLCGDFLPRKCKSKADELGKGTRDKGNGDKEKKLKKMGFDLVVVSGFATGFWGVVGCLVLNSRWRHEFFRRLEDGYNWLYVIVVLKVRVLKAKMKRGE from the coding sequence ATGGGGAATATTGTAATCAGTTGCCTACTGTTTTGTACATTTATCTTTCTCAATCCAAGATGGTGTCACTGCAATGGAAACTCACCCAACAACTCAGCCTTGAGGTGTATACCTTCTGAAAGAGCGGCCTTACTCAACTTCAAGCAGAACCTCACCTTTTTCGACAAAGATGTTTCATCTTCGTGGCAAGGTGAGGAATGCTGCAATTGGAGGCGAGTGGGTTGTGATAAAACAACTGGCCGTATTCTAAAGCTCAATCTTAGTGGAGACGACACTAATAACTTGATTAAAATGGAGAAGCTCGAGTCTTTGGTGTATTTGCTTGAGCTAAAACAACTAGAGAGCTTGGACCTGAGCTTTAATGACTTTGGTCATAGATCAATTCCGAGGTTTATGGGTTCGATGAAGCAACTCAGGTATCTCAATCTCTCATTTGCTTCTTTTGGCGGGTTAGTTCCTTATGATTTCGGTAACCTCACTAACCTGCAAGTCCTCGATATGCGAAGTGATTGGTTAAGTGATTATGAGATTGTCGTAGATAATTTAGGTTGGGTTTCTGGTCTAAGAGAACTGCGCTACTTGAACATGAATCATGTGAATATGAGTTATTCACATGATTGGATTGAGTCGTTAATTGGACCGCTCCCTTATATCAGGGAGTTATATTTGTCTAATTGTGGACTGACTCTTTATAAAGCTGTTCACAAAAACTCCTCAACTCCTGCTCACCTTCCTCCAATCAGCTATTTAGATCTAAGTACAAACAACCTCAGTGAAGATATACTCCGTATACTTCAAAATCTAACATCTCTTGAACACCTTAACCTTTTAGACAGCATTCACCTCCCGCAATTTAATTTTCATGGCAATGATTCGAGGAATCTCTGGGGTCTTGTACACAACTTGTGTACTTTGAGATCATTAGACTTGTCCAGTAATGATCTTCAAGGCAACTTTTTGCAACAACGTCAAAACTTATCCAACAATTGCTTCAACCATTATGATTTAGAGGATTTATCCATTAAGAGCGGCTCTCTTACTGGTTATATTCCTGGATGGCTAGGAGAGGATTTTAGGAGTCTTAAATCAATCAGTCTTTCTTTGAACAAGTTATCGGGTGAGATTCCAGCATCTATAGGGAAGCTATCATCTTTAAGGACACTTGATCTCTTTAATAACATGTTATCAGGGGAGATTCCAGTATCTTTAGGGATGCTATCAAATTTGAAGGAGCTAGATCTTAGCGCAAATAATTTGACTTCTGTAGCATCCTTTTACAGTTTTCCATCAAACTTGGAGACCTTAAGTCTTGGTGGTAATCGGTTGAGTGGCAAAATACCAACATCAATAGGACAACTTTCCAAGCTGAAAAGGTTATCTATTGACGGGAATCCATTGGAAGGAGTGTTTCTCTCTGAACCCCACTTTAGTAACCTCTCAAGCTTGACATATTTAAACATAGACGATACCTTGCTAACACTGAACCTGTCTTCTGAATGGGTGCCTCCATTTCAACTTCAATTATTCTCAGCCGTAAACTGCAAAATTAACGGAAGATTTCCTCCATGGCTTCTAACTCAAAAGAACCTATCAAGTCTCACTTTGTCTAATGCAAATATCTCCGGAGAGATGCCAAGATGGTTTCATACAATGCAACTAATCGACTATGTGGATCTTTCTAACAACAATCTTAGCGGGTCTCCTATTTTGCCCATTAACTTTTACATAATCGACCTCTCTAATAATTCTTTGTCCGGGGATTTTGTGTTAAATGACAGAAAAACAGAAGTATATCTTCAAGCTAACAGAATAGATCTCACAAATAATTCCATCGCTGGGCCGCTTCCAGAAAATTTAGGTCATATAATGCCTAACTTGGAACTCCTGCTCCTTGCAAATAATCAAATCACTGGTCCAATCCCAAGGTCTTTGTGTCAACTTACGTCATTGAGTAATTTGGATATTCAAAATAATCGCTTATCAGGGGTTATTCCAAATTGCTGGGCCAATATTTCAACCCTTTTGTATGTAAGTCTCTCATACAACAAGCTCAAAGGACATATTCCCTGCTTTAATAACAGAGATTCCTTCAAGTTTGGGTTGGGTGTTCAATTTTATTTGCATTTGAATGATAACATGTTGAGCGGAGAGATACCTTCATGCTTGAGTGATCTTCCAAATCTGCAAATTTTAGACATTGGTGGAAACCAGCTCTCAGGCAAAATGAACAAGTGGTTTAGAGCCGAAAATTTGAGCGAACTCAAAATACTTCGGCTCAAAGGTAACAAGTTTAGTGGCACTATTCCTTGGCAGATATGCTCCTTACCTCAGCTCCAACTCTTGGACCTTGGAAATAACCAGTTTACGGGATACATTCCTCGTTGTTTAAGTAACCTTACAGCTATGACTTCACCTAATGATTCAATAATTCCTTATTTGAGTGACGTTAGTGAGGTATATCAAGGAATTGAGCGTACATATACAAGCTCAGTAGCGTATTTGGTGGATATAGACCTCTCATGTAATAACTTGGTGGGTAGCATTCCTGATGACATAACAAAGCTCTCCGGCTTGTTGAGTCTCAACTTGTCGTGTAATAAGTTATCTGGAACGATTCCTGAGAATATTGGGGGTTTGAAGTCATTGATCGCACTAGACTTGTCAAATAATAAACTTAGGGGAACTATCCCAACTAGCATGGGTCAACTATACAAATTGAGCCACCTCAACTTGTCCTACAACAATTTATCAGGCGAAATCCCGACTGGCAACCAGCTACAAACCCTTTCTGATCAAGCCTCCGTTTATGCCGGAAATCCCTATCTTTGTGGGGATTTTCTGCCTAGAAAGTGCAAAAGCAAAGCCGACGAACTAGGAAAGGGTACAAGGGATAAAGGCAATGGCGATAAggagaagaagctcaagaaaatggGATTCGACCTGGTTGTGGTGTCGGGATTTGCTACTGGTTTTTGGGGTGTTGTTGGGTGTTTGGTGTTAAATAGTAGGTGGAGGCATGAGTTTTTCCGGCGTCTTGAAGATGGTTATAACTGGTTGTATGTGATAGTTGTTCTGAAGGTGAGGGTGCTCAAAGCTAAGATGAAGAGAGGAGAATGA